In one window of Campylobacter coli DNA:
- a CDS encoding MFS transporter: MQQSSITINNTHQIKILITLCLGVFGLISMELGVMGIIPLISEKFGVSVSDAGWSVSIFALIVMCCAPIAPMLCANFNPKKLMLFCLAIFSLSSLASMFVNDFWLHLILRAIPAFFHPIYLALAFSTAANLADDKSKVPHIVAKIFMAISAGLVLGVPLSSYFGGNFSFEMAMAFYVVINSLAFFITLFFMPDFKKTSRIKVGKQLLSLRYALLWISMLAVFCISTGYLGFYSYYSEFLFSVSKMSFTNISLALFIYGFASIIGNNIAGKTLINHSNQTLVFTSMAMILIYALIFVNAAQFAIMLTLSLILGILNGILNNAMHYIITFPFPRAKDFTNGLFISVSNISISVGATLCGLVISIKETKYIAISSIIMVGLGLILVLVRMRLEDKRLKI; encoded by the coding sequence ATGCAACAATCAAGTATAACTATAAACAATACTCATCAAATCAAGATCTTAATCACGCTTTGTCTAGGTGTGTTTGGGCTTATCAGTATGGAACTTGGGGTGATGGGGATTATACCGCTTATATCGGAGAAATTTGGCGTTAGTGTTAGTGATGCGGGGTGGAGTGTGAGTATATTTGCACTGATTGTAATGTGCTGTGCGCCTATCGCGCCTATGCTTTGTGCGAATTTTAATCCTAAAAAGCTTATGCTATTTTGCTTGGCTATTTTTTCTCTTAGCTCTTTAGCAAGCATGTTTGTAAATGATTTTTGGCTACATTTGATTTTAAGAGCTATCCCTGCTTTTTTTCATCCTATTTATCTTGCACTTGCTTTTAGCACAGCTGCAAATTTAGCAGATGATAAAAGTAAAGTGCCTCATATAGTTGCAAAGATTTTTATGGCTATTAGTGCGGGGTTGGTTCTTGGGGTGCCACTGAGTAGCTATTTTGGTGGGAATTTCAGCTTTGAAATGGCGATGGCTTTTTATGTGGTGATTAATTCTTTAGCATTTTTTATCACTTTGTTTTTTATGCCTGATTTTAAAAAGACAAGCAGGATAAAGGTAGGAAAACAGCTTTTAAGTCTAAGATATGCGCTTTTGTGGATTTCTATGCTTGCTGTTTTTTGTATTTCGACGGGGTATTTGGGTTTTTATTCTTATTATTCTGAATTTTTATTTAGCGTGAGTAAAATGAGCTTTACAAATATCAGTTTAGCACTTTTTATTTATGGTTTTGCAAGTATTATCGGCAATAATATCGCGGGTAAAACTTTGATCAATCATTCAAATCAAACGCTTGTATTTACTTCTATGGCGATGATTTTGATATATGCTTTGATTTTTGTAAATGCAGCGCAATTTGCAATCATGCTTACATTGAGCTTGATTTTAGGAATTTTAAATGGAATTTTAAATAATGCAATGCATTATATCATCACCTTTCCTTTCCCTAGGGCAAAAGATTTTACTAATGGGCTTTTCATAAGCGTTTCAAATATTTCTATCAGTGTGGGTGCTACTCTTTGTGGTTTAGTCATTTCTATAAAAGAAACTAAATACATTGCGATAAGTTCTATTATCATGGTGGGTTTAGGACTTATTTTGGTATTGGTTAGAATGAGATTAGAAGATAAAAGGTTGAAAATTTAG
- the aac(6') gene encoding aminoglycoside 6'-N-acetyltransferase, translated as MVKKAKKNDNETIANLALLLWPNHNLKDLEQEFLEILDSKKVAIFLKYIGTEAVGFVYVSLRNDYVEGSSSSPVGYLEGIFIKEEFRKRGFAKELLEFCEKWAKKQGAKEFASDCELENQKSLSFHKALGFSEANRIVCFIKKL; from the coding sequence ATGGTAAAAAAAGCTAAGAAAAATGATAATGAAACAATAGCAAATTTAGCCCTTTTGCTTTGGCCAAATCATAATTTAAAAGATTTGGAGCAAGAATTTTTAGAAATTTTAGATTCTAAAAAAGTTGCCATTTTTCTCAAATACATAGGCACAGAAGCAGTAGGCTTTGTCTATGTGAGTTTAAGAAATGATTATGTAGAGGGATCTTCTAGCTCTCCTGTAGGATATTTAGAAGGGATTTTTATAAAAGAAGAATTTCGTAAACGCGGTTTTGCTAAAGAATTATTAGAGTTTTGCGAAAAATGGGCAAAAAAGCAAGGTGCAAAGGAATTCGCAAGTGATTGTGAATTAGAAAACCAAAAAAGTCTTAGTTTTCACAAAGCTTTGGGCTTTAGTGAGGCAAATAGAATCGTTTGTTTTATCAAAAAATTATGA
- a CDS encoding NAD(P)H-dependent oxidoreductase, with translation MKNILLLNGAKSFGHSGGKLNDTLHEVAKESLLNLGLKVDETYIDKGYDIENEVAKILNADAIIYQMPGWWMGEPWIVKKYIDEVFTAGHGKFYANDGRSREDASKKYGSGGLVNNKKYMFSLTWNAPLEAFKDKDQFFEGVGVDGVYLHLHKANQFLGMKPLATFICNDVMKNPQVEKYIEDYKAHLQKVFGS, from the coding sequence ATGAAAAACATACTTTTATTAAATGGAGCAAAAAGCTTCGGACATTCAGGTGGCAAGCTAAATGATACTTTGCACGAAGTGGCAAAAGAAAGTCTTTTAAATTTGGGATTAAAGGTCGATGAAACCTATATCGATAAGGGTTATGATATAGAAAATGAAGTTGCAAAGATACTTAATGCCGATGCGATCATCTATCAAATGCCAGGATGGTGGATGGGTGAGCCTTGGATAGTGAAAAAATACATCGATGAGGTTTTTACTGCAGGGCATGGAAAATTTTATGCAAACGATGGCAGAAGTAGAGAAGATGCAAGTAAAAAATATGGCAGCGGCGGACTTGTAAATAATAAAAAATATATGTTTAGCCTTACTTGGAATGCACCGCTTGAAGCCTTTAAAGATAAAGATCAGTTTTTTGAAGGTGTGGGCGTAGATGGAGTGTATTTGCATTTACACAAAGCAAATCAGTTTTTGGGTATGAAGCCTTTGGCAACTTTTATTTGTAATGATGTGATGAAAAATCCACAAGTGGAAAAATATATCGAGGATTATAAAGCACATTTGCAAAAAGTGTTTGGGAGCTAA
- a CDS encoding DMT family transporter: MDRSKYLFILLVIAMFLWGSSWPTSKILANYTDTSIITFWRFFFVVLGSFFVLSFLKIPLRLEKTALKWVLIAGVLNGLYAFVFFIAIKHGLAGKGGVLVTTMIPIFSYLIFMIAIFFQKDKKSTHKITKSEILGLFLGLISGLCLLNLGSMEELLGKFNALFLSCAFIWALMAVFTHKAKGTHPLAINFYINLMSLLMFSWVLFDLKSYEIFQFDFKFWVNLFVVAFLSTVVGTSIYYYGIHILGSVKANSFVLITPASALICSFFILDEVPTILTLIGCVLAIFAIYFINIYGKKKS, translated from the coding sequence ATGGATCGTTCAAAATATTTATTTATCTTGCTTGTTATTGCTATGTTTTTATGGGGTTCTTCATGGCCGACATCTAAGATTTTGGCAAATTATACAGATACTTCTATTATTACCTTTTGGCGTTTTTTCTTTGTTGTATTGGGTTCATTTTTTGTTTTAAGCTTCTTGAAAATTCCTCTTAGGCTTGAAAAAACTGCCTTAAAATGGGTATTGATAGCAGGAGTTTTAAATGGACTTTATGCCTTTGTATTTTTTATTGCTATAAAGCATGGTTTAGCAGGTAAAGGAGGGGTTTTAGTAACCACTATGATTCCTATATTTTCTTATTTGATATTTATGATAGCGATATTCTTTCAAAAAGATAAAAAATCAACTCACAAGATCACAAAGAGTGAAATTCTAGGCTTATTTTTGGGTTTGATTTCAGGGCTTTGTTTGCTAAATTTAGGCTCTATGGAAGAGCTTTTGGGTAAGTTTAATGCTTTGTTTTTAAGCTGTGCTTTTATATGGGCTTTGATGGCTGTTTTTACTCATAAAGCAAAAGGGACTCATCCTTTGGCGATTAATTTTTATATCAACCTTATGTCGTTATTGATGTTTTCATGGGTGTTGTTTGATCTTAAAAGTTATGAGATCTTTCAATTTGATTTTAAATTTTGGGTCAATCTTTTTGTGGTGGCTTTTTTATCTACGGTGGTAGGTACGAGTATATATTATTATGGAATTCACATTTTAGGAAGTGTAAAAGCAAATTCTTTTGTTTTGATCACTCCTGCAAGTGCTTTGATTTGCAGCTTTTTTATCTTAGATGAAGTACCTACTATACTTACTTTAATAGGCTGTGTTTTAGCGATTTTTGCTATATATTTTATCAATATTTATGGTAAGAAAAAATCCTAA